A part of Rhipicephalus microplus isolate Deutch F79 chromosome 8, USDA_Rmic, whole genome shotgun sequence genomic DNA contains:
- the LOC142768935 gene encoding uncharacterized protein LOC142768935: MAELHDDASMGSKPTSDSTELSRTESICSQSSLRASGKFHVTQDDVLRELGFLHQKMEQTALQCEGLFRTPVTDLESGSAKNAASTGESTPVDPKRVVTFHELPKDPEISISMTTAIPVKDIEIPNSKFTAAPTQEVKPSSRSSWLSVKLSHLSLSRQTGDKSAKRKTKKKMQEARDATSSSNRRLRSALGPSLGSIGFVAFVLVAIILVVAYAIAFRGSRDIQRSQELALRKATNGTLLHE; the protein is encoded by the exons ATGGCCGAATTACATGACGACGCTAGCATGGGCAGCAAACCGACAAGCGACAGCACCGAACTGTCACGCACCGAAAGCATCTGCTCACAATCGAGCCTACGGGCCTCTGGCAAGTTCCACGTCACGCAGGACGACGTCCTGCGGGAACTCGGTTTCCTGCACCAGAAGATGGAACAGACAGCACTCCAATGCGAAGGTCTGTTCCGCACACCGGTCACGGATCTCGAAAGCGGTTCTGCCAAAAACGCCGCGTCAACGGGCGAGTCCACACCGGTTGACCCCAAACGAGTCGTCACGTTCCACGAGCTACCCAAGGACCCCGAGATCTCCATCTCGATGACCACTGCGATTCCGGTGAAGGACATCGAGATCCCCAACTCGAAATTTACGGCGGCTCCGACTCAGGAAGTCAAGCCGTCTTCTAGAAGCAGCTGGCTCAGCGTCAAGCTCAGCCACCTAAGTTTGAGCCGACAAACAG GTGACAAAAGCGCGAAGCGCAAGACGAAAAAGAAGATGCAGGAAGCCAGGGATGCCACGTCGTCATCCAACCGACGACTCCGCTCCGCCCTCGGCCCATCACTGGGCTCCATCGGCTTCGTCGCTTTTGTGCTGGTTGCCATAATCCTGGTGGTTGCTTACGCGATCGCCTTCCGTGGTAGTCGCGACATTCAGCGATCCCAAGAACTCGCTCTGAGAAAGGCGACAAATGGGACTCTGTTGCACGAATGA